From a region of the Candidatus Hydrogenedentota bacterium genome:
- a CDS encoding IS630 transposase-related protein: MATLSNDLRERIVAAYDRGDGTRQQIAERYDVSLGMVKKLLQQRRLTGDISSRHRFSGRRPTITVKHEQLLRRLVREHPDMTLVELRNAAGLSCTPQAIHYALERLGLPLKKRRSVPRN; encoded by the coding sequence ATGGCTACACTATCCAACGATTTGCGCGAACGAATTGTGGCGGCCTATGACCGAGGAGATGGCACCCGCCAGCAGATTGCGGAGCGGTATGACGTCTCGCTGGGGATGGTCAAGAAACTACTTCAACAACGGCGACTTACCGGTGACATCTCATCCCGGCACCGCTTTTCTGGCCGCAGGCCCACGATTACGGTGAAACATGAGCAGCTGCTCAGGCGCCTGGTTCGAGAGCACCCGGACATGACGCTGGTGGAATTGCGTAATGCCGCTGGACTTTCGTGTACACCGCAGGCAATTCACTACGCCCTGGAGCGGCTTGGCTTGCCACTAAAGAAAAGACGCTCTGTTCCTCGGAATTGA
- a CDS encoding transposase: MTRRYGRAPRGQRAYDRVPSGRWETTTMIAAIGRNGAQAPWVLDGPMYGTAFAVWVEQVLVPTLVPGDNVIMDSLSVHKNVAARTAIQSAGAPQSGICRRTVLT, encoded by the coding sequence ATGACCCGTCGCTATGGCCGTGCACCGCGCGGTCAGCGCGCCTATGATCGCGTGCCGAGCGGCCGTTGGGAGACCACCACAATGATCGCGGCGATTGGCCGCAACGGTGCACAAGCGCCCTGGGTGCTTGATGGACCAATGTATGGGACGGCTTTTGCAGTATGGGTAGAGCAGGTCTTGGTTCCCACCTTGGTGCCCGGCGATAACGTGATCATGGACAGTCTTTCCGTCCACAAGAACGTGGCCGCGCGAACAGCCATTCAATCAGCTGGAGCCCCACAGTCTGGGATTTGCCGCCGTACAGTCCTGACCTGA
- a CDS encoding glycosyltransferase family 4 protein, giving the protein MSISSDAALAGHRIPNRLLWVNDAADFVGGCEQYIFNTVRLLRERGIRSTLLYDCRHPRFSTDFAVAFDQAFPLVNAQVQVRSIKPDVIYIHRLSDTSALRELKETGIPTARFFHDYQIFCPREHRYSTIGLRTCRKPMGMRCYFPCLGFINRSENGIGIRMTPVRMLLAQISQNKKLDAFIVGSQYMAKLIAEHGFESRRIHVLPLYVLPPQDAVEATRESDLILFAGQLIRSKGLDTLLRAMAATTRPCRLAIAGQGRQEHVFREMTRRLHLESRVSFLGRIPHEELAHWYARAAAVVVPSRYPETFGLVGPEAMRYGAAVIGTTVGAIEEWLEDELTGFAVPPNDPITMASAIDRITADPNTAITMGSAGKRRCAERFCPQRHIDSLLALFGSLVARGGDCA; this is encoded by the coding sequence ATGAGCATTTCGTCAGACGCAGCGCTCGCAGGTCACAGGATTCCGAATCGGTTACTGTGGGTAAATGACGCTGCAGACTTCGTTGGCGGGTGCGAACAATACATCTTCAACACCGTGCGTTTGCTTCGTGAGCGCGGTATTCGTTCAACCCTCCTATACGATTGCAGACACCCCCGTTTTTCCACAGATTTCGCCGTTGCGTTTGACCAGGCGTTCCCGCTTGTTAATGCCCAGGTACAAGTGCGCAGCATCAAGCCTGACGTCATATACATTCATCGCCTGTCAGACACGAGTGCGCTGCGCGAACTCAAGGAAACGGGTATCCCAACGGCGCGGTTTTTCCACGACTATCAGATATTCTGTCCGCGGGAGCACCGGTACAGCACGATTGGATTGCGCACCTGCCGTAAACCCATGGGAATGCGGTGCTATTTTCCCTGCCTGGGTTTCATAAACCGAAGCGAAAACGGAATTGGCATTCGAATGACCCCGGTTCGAATGCTGCTTGCGCAGATAAGTCAAAACAAGAAGCTAGATGCCTTCATTGTGGGTTCGCAATATATGGCAAAGCTCATTGCAGAGCACGGCTTTGAGTCACGACGTATTCATGTACTCCCTCTATACGTGCTTCCCCCGCAAGACGCGGTCGAGGCCACTAGAGAGTCCGACCTAATCCTGTTTGCCGGGCAGCTTATCCGCAGCAAAGGCTTGGATACCCTCCTCAGAGCCATGGCAGCAACGACGCGCCCGTGCAGGCTCGCAATCGCGGGACAGGGCAGGCAGGAGCATGTGTTTCGCGAAATGACCCGGAGACTTCATTTGGAGAGTCGCGTTTCCTTTCTCGGCAGAATCCCCCACGAAGAGCTTGCTCACTGGTATGCCAGGGCCGCCGCCGTTGTAGTCCCGAGCCGATATCCCGAAACGTTCGGTTTGGTCGGTCCCGAGGCAATGCGCTACGGCGCCGCGGTAATAGGGACCACCGTAGGTGCAATCGAGGAATGGCTGGAAGATGAGCTGACAGGGTTCGCAGTGCCGCCCAATGACCCCATCACCATGGCCTCTGCCATCGACCGCATCACCGCCGACCCCAATACGGCCATCACCATGGGCTCGGCCGGCAAGCGGCGCTGCGCGGAACGGTTCTGTCCACAGCGGCATATTGATTCGTTGCTGGCACTATTCGGCTCTTTAGTCGCGAGAGGAGGGGACTGTGCCTAA